The following proteins come from a genomic window of Sphaerisporangium rubeum:
- a CDS encoding haloalkane dehalogenase, giving the protein MPEIRVLDSTLHYEDSGTGTPIVFLHGNPASSHLWRKVLPLMGPGRLLAPDLIGMGRSGKPDIPYRFADHARYLDAWFDALGLDHAVLVGHDWGGALAFDHAARHPGRALGVAFLETIVKPLSAGDLSPQARKRSELIRTAEGETMVLDQNLLVRQAFTGGVRTPLTEEELAPYLAPYPTRDSRRPLLAWARQMPIDGDPADLVVRIEAYDAWLATSTDVPKLLLTFEGSPTLLIDDRMAAWCVATIAALETVHCGPAGHHAPEDRAAEIAAAVTEWTTRLLPR; this is encoded by the coding sequence ATGCCCGAGATCCGCGTACTCGACTCGACCCTCCACTACGAGGACTCAGGAACCGGCACGCCGATCGTGTTCCTGCACGGCAACCCCGCCTCGTCCCATCTGTGGCGCAAGGTCCTGCCCCTGATGGGCCCGGGACGGTTGCTGGCCCCCGACCTCATCGGCATGGGCCGCTCCGGAAAACCCGACATCCCCTACCGTTTCGCCGACCACGCACGCTACCTCGACGCCTGGTTCGACGCGCTCGGCCTCGACCACGCCGTACTGGTCGGCCACGACTGGGGCGGCGCTCTCGCCTTCGACCACGCCGCACGCCACCCCGGCCGGGCCCTCGGCGTGGCCTTCCTGGAGACCATCGTCAAGCCGCTGTCCGCCGGCGACCTGTCCCCGCAGGCCAGAAAACGCTCCGAGCTGATCCGCACCGCCGAAGGCGAGACCATGGTCCTCGACCAGAACCTCCTGGTCCGCCAGGCCTTCACCGGCGGCGTCCGCACCCCCCTCACCGAGGAGGAGCTGGCCCCGTACCTGGCCCCCTACCCCACCCGCGACTCCCGCCGCCCCCTGCTCGCCTGGGCCCGCCAGATGCCGATCGACGGGGACCCCGCCGACCTGGTCGTCCGCATCGAGGCGTACGACGCATGGCTCGCCACGAGCACAGACGTCCCCAAACTCCTCCTCACCTTCGAGGGCTCCCCCACCCTCCTCATCGACGACCGCATGGCCGCCTGGTGCGTCGCCACCATCGCGGCCCTGGAAACCGTCCACTGCGGCCCCGCAGGTCACCACGCTCCAGAGGACCGTGCCGCCGAGATAGCCGCCGCGGTCACCGAGTGGACCACCCGTCTCCTCCCCCGCTGA
- a CDS encoding MarR family winged helix-turn-helix transcriptional regulator has translation MRRPVEPTPGYLVWRLANRWRVAVDRALAPAGLTHSQYVVLASLYGMEATTTSSEQRDPTGPSPLDPATSPRAEHRPPAKHASDTTTPAKQAPGTVSPTRREPVESSPTQRELADHTGLEALYVSKLARTLETRGLIERTRDAKDTRAVRLALTAEGREVIRPAIGTVRVLLDRLLQPLGGRSDPRAIAFTRDLTALLDTPLDLQDDPPPPGDQKDH, from the coding sequence ATGAGAAGACCCGTGGAGCCGACACCGGGATACCTCGTGTGGCGGCTGGCCAACCGGTGGCGAGTCGCGGTCGACAGAGCACTGGCCCCGGCCGGCCTGACCCACAGCCAGTACGTGGTCCTGGCCTCCCTCTACGGCATGGAGGCGACCACGACCTCCTCCGAACAGCGCGACCCCACCGGGCCCTCCCCACTCGACCCCGCCACGTCCCCCCGTGCCGAGCACCGACCCCCCGCCAAGCACGCCTCCGACACCACCACCCCGGCCAAGCAGGCCCCCGGCACCGTCTCCCCCACCCGGCGTGAACCCGTCGAGTCCTCCCCCACCCAGCGCGAACTGGCCGACCACACCGGCCTGGAAGCGCTGTACGTCTCCAAACTGGCCCGCACCCTGGAGACCCGCGGGCTCATCGAGCGCACCCGCGACGCCAAGGACACCCGCGCCGTACGCCTCGCGCTCACCGCCGAAGGCCGCGAGGTGATCCGCCCCGCCATCGGCACGGTGCGCGTCCTGCTCGACCGCCTGCTTCAACCCCTCGGCGGCCGAAGCGACCCGCGCGCCATCGCCTTCACCCGCGACCTGACGGCCCTCCTCGACACCCCGCTCGACCTCCAGGACGACCCGCCACCTCCCGGCGACCAGAAGGACCACTGA
- a CDS encoding RidA family protein: MTERRAIFSGSSFEEQVGYARAVVDGEHVHVSGTTGFDYATMTISDDIVDQAEQCLRNIGTALDEAGCTFADVVRVRYMLPDRDDFEPCWPAIHRALGANRPAATMIQCGLSDPRMKIEIEVYARRPATV; encoded by the coding sequence ATGACCGAGCGCCGAGCGATCTTCAGTGGGTCCAGTTTCGAGGAGCAGGTGGGGTATGCCCGGGCCGTGGTGGACGGTGAGCATGTCCACGTCTCCGGCACGACCGGGTTCGACTACGCCACCATGACCATCTCCGACGACATCGTCGACCAGGCCGAACAGTGCCTGCGCAACATCGGTACGGCCCTGGACGAGGCCGGCTGCACGTTCGCCGACGTCGTGCGGGTCCGTTACATGCTGCCGGACCGTGACGACTTCGAGCCCTGCTGGCCCGCCATCCACCGCGCGCTCGGCGCCAACCGTCCCGCCGCCACCATGATCCAGTGCGGCCTGTCCGACCCCCGTATGAAGATCGAGATCGAGGTCTACGCACGCCGTCCCGCCACCGTCTGA
- a CDS encoding alpha/beta fold hydrolase, which yields MPTFPSYDGTRLAYHVHGHGDPLVCVPGGPMQDSAYLGDLGGLSAHRRLILLDPRGTGASAVPEDPATYRCDRLVDDVEALRTHLGLDRMDLLAHSAGANIATLYATRHPARVSRLVLVTPSLAAPGIHVTAGDRLAVARLRANEPWYPEAYAALTGITAGDPAPGAWDAIAPFYYGRWTPEAESYHRSHGTHRNDDAAAVFAAEGAFTPDETRIALKSFLSPVLLLSGAYDLNSVASAVAEFAALFPAARHVTLAGTGHFPWHDVPADFVTTVAG from the coding sequence ATGCCGACTTTCCCCTCATACGATGGAACACGACTCGCGTACCACGTCCACGGTCACGGCGACCCGCTGGTCTGCGTCCCCGGTGGCCCCATGCAGGACTCCGCCTACCTCGGCGACCTCGGCGGCCTGTCCGCGCACCGTCGCCTCATCTTGCTCGACCCCCGCGGCACCGGCGCCTCGGCCGTCCCCGAGGACCCCGCCACGTACCGTTGCGACCGCCTGGTGGACGATGTGGAGGCCCTGCGCACCCATCTCGGCCTCGACCGGATGGACCTCCTGGCGCACTCCGCCGGCGCCAACATCGCCACCCTGTACGCCACCCGCCACCCGGCCCGCGTGAGCCGGTTGGTCCTCGTCACCCCCAGTCTCGCGGCCCCCGGCATCCACGTCACCGCCGGCGACCGGCTGGCGGTGGCCCGCCTGCGCGCGAACGAGCCGTGGTACCCCGAGGCGTACGCCGCGCTGACCGGCATCACCGCCGGCGACCCCGCACCCGGCGCCTGGGACGCCATCGCCCCGTTCTATTACGGTCGCTGGACCCCGGAGGCCGAGTCCTACCATCGGTCCCACGGCACGCACCGGAACGACGACGCCGCCGCGGTCTTCGCCGCCGAAGGCGCCTTCACTCCGGACGAGACCCGGATCGCGCTCAAATCCTTCCTGTCCCCGGTCCTCCTCCTCTCCGGCGCCTACGACCTGAACTCCGTCGCCTCCGCCGTGGCCGAGTTCGCGGCGCTCTTCCCGGCCGCTCGGCACGTCACCTTGGCGGGGACCGGTCACTTCCCGTGGCACGACGTCCCAGCCGATTTCGTGACGACCGTCGCCGGCTGA
- a CDS encoding nuclear transport factor 2 family protein, with protein sequence MTTTGERFRAAVDKRDLGAFEELFAEDIRLYSPVKFTPFEGKQMVMGLFGVLLRTFEEFRYVGNFAGTAETSADGQETPSEVLVFRATAGGKQIHGMDMLHFDDAGLIRELTVMVRPQSAVQALGEAVLTGLMADGLVPTSAER encoded by the coding sequence GTGACGACGACTGGCGAGCGTTTCCGTGCCGCGGTGGACAAGCGTGACCTCGGCGCCTTCGAGGAACTGTTCGCGGAAGACATCCGGCTCTACAGCCCGGTGAAATTCACTCCGTTCGAAGGCAAGCAGATGGTGATGGGCCTGTTCGGAGTACTTCTGCGCACCTTCGAGGAGTTCCGCTACGTCGGAAACTTCGCGGGTACGGCCGAAACCAGCGCCGACGGCCAGGAGACACCGTCAGAGGTCCTGGTGTTCCGCGCCACAGCAGGCGGGAAGCAGATCCACGGCATGGACATGCTCCACTTCGACGACGCCGGCCTGATCAGAGAACTCACCGTGATGGTCCGCCCCCAGTCGGCCGTACAGGCTCTCGGTGAGGCTGTGCTCACCGGCCTCATGGCCGACGGCCTGGTCCCCACGTCCGCTGAGCGTTAG
- a CDS encoding CorA family divalent cation transporter: MALTRLYRHGALEAEGFPIAEVSDHLRDPEAVVWFDLLSPTPEKLAVVSEELGLHPLAIEDALHPHQRPKVGFYDSHLFLTVYAVRLAGGGLDLSELSVFATKNALVTVRGSDSCDIDAIKARWDSAPGMSRYGVAFLLHGVLDYVVDGHFDVAEELDDRVEDLEDELFSDTPASGRAMQRQMFDIRRTTVRFRRIVTPMREVLNSLLRRGPEMLPPEMTPYYQDVYDHVLRVSEWTESLRELVGNVYETHLNLQGNRMNEIMKRVTSWAAIIAVPTAITGFYGQNIPYPGFAHVTGFWTSTVLIAVISVGLYFVFRKNEWL; the protein is encoded by the coding sequence GTGGCCCTCACCCGTCTGTACCGTCACGGCGCGCTGGAGGCCGAGGGGTTCCCCATCGCGGAGGTCTCCGACCATCTGCGTGACCCCGAGGCCGTCGTGTGGTTCGATCTGCTCAGCCCGACGCCGGAGAAGCTCGCCGTGGTCAGCGAGGAGCTCGGGCTGCACCCGCTGGCGATCGAGGACGCGCTGCATCCCCATCAGCGGCCCAAGGTCGGGTTCTACGACAGCCACCTGTTCCTCACCGTGTACGCCGTCCGGCTCGCCGGCGGCGGGCTCGATCTGTCCGAGCTGTCGGTCTTCGCGACCAAGAACGCGCTGGTCACGGTGCGCGGCAGCGACTCCTGCGACATCGACGCGATCAAGGCGCGGTGGGACAGCGCGCCAGGCATGTCCAGGTACGGCGTCGCGTTCCTGCTGCACGGGGTGCTCGACTACGTGGTGGACGGCCACTTCGACGTCGCCGAGGAACTGGACGACCGGGTGGAGGACCTGGAGGACGAGCTGTTCTCCGACACACCGGCGTCCGGCCGGGCCATGCAGCGGCAGATGTTCGACATCCGCCGCACCACCGTCCGGTTCCGCCGCATCGTGACGCCGATGCGTGAGGTGCTGAACAGTCTGCTGCGCCGCGGCCCCGAGATGCTGCCGCCGGAGATGACGCCGTACTACCAGGATGTCTACGACCACGTGCTGCGGGTGTCGGAGTGGACCGAGTCACTGCGCGAACTGGTGGGGAACGTCTACGAGACCCACCTCAACCTGCAGGGCAACCGCATGAACGAGATCATGAAGCGGGTCACGAGCTGGGCCGCCATCATCGCCGTCCCCACCGCCATCACCGGTTTCTACGGCCAGAACATTCCTTACCCCGGCTTCGCGCACGTCACCGGCTTCTGGACGTCCACCGTCCTCATCGCGGTGATCTCGGTGGGGCTGTACTTCGTGTTCCGCAAGAACGAATGGCTCTGA
- a CDS encoding GNAT family N-acetyltransferase, with translation MNEGTTAPEGPYEVRRPEADDAGAIHALVAACDTEVLGHPDMTPDDVADELADPALDRSRDAWVVLRDGDVTGWGYARRQGDGGECDIEVCSLDPRVAAWLWDVVLERSREIAAEVGAPRAVAAIGIYPQDARKRELAERHGFAAERSFHRLRADHTGAVDAPRPPDGVEVRRAAEAEDLVRAAHQVHQKGFAEHFGFVARDYAAWRADFDASSTHDWEQLLLATVDGVPAGMLLGSDMFVSDENSGYVRVLAVLPEFRGRGLGRLLLRHAFAADAARGRAGTYLHVDSENTSPALDLYLSAGMRPVLTIDVWRRAL, from the coding sequence GTGAACGAGGGTACGACGGCGCCTGAGGGGCCGTACGAGGTGCGGCGTCCCGAGGCGGACGACGCGGGGGCGATCCACGCGCTGGTGGCGGCATGTGACACCGAGGTGCTCGGCCACCCGGACATGACGCCGGACGACGTGGCGGACGAGCTGGCCGATCCGGCGCTGGACCGGTCGCGGGACGCCTGGGTGGTGCTGCGCGACGGCGACGTCACCGGCTGGGGGTACGCGCGCCGCCAGGGGGACGGCGGCGAGTGCGACATCGAGGTCTGCTCGCTGGACCCGCGCGTGGCGGCGTGGCTGTGGGACGTCGTGCTGGAGCGGTCCCGCGAGATCGCCGCCGAGGTCGGCGCGCCGCGCGCGGTGGCGGCCATCGGGATCTACCCGCAGGACGCGCGCAAACGCGAGCTGGCCGAACGGCACGGCTTCGCCGCCGAACGCAGCTTCCACCGCCTGCGCGCCGACCACACCGGCGCCGTGGACGCACCCCGGCCCCCGGACGGCGTCGAGGTGCGGCGGGCCGCCGAGGCCGAGGACCTCGTCAGGGCCGCGCACCAGGTGCATCAGAAGGGGTTCGCCGAGCACTTCGGCTTCGTGGCGCGTGACTATGCCGCGTGGCGCGCCGACTTCGACGCGTCCAGCACGCACGACTGGGAGCAACTGCTGCTCGCCACGGTGGACGGCGTCCCGGCCGGCATGCTGCTCGGTTCCGACATGTTCGTCTCCGACGAGAACTCCGGGTACGTCCGCGTGCTGGCGGTGCTGCCGGAGTTCCGCGGCCGGGGCCTCGGCCGCCTGCTGCTGCGGCACGCCTTCGCCGCGGACGCCGCCAGGGGCCGCGCCGGCACCTACCTGCATGTGGACTCCGAGAACACCTCCCCGGCGCTGGACCTGTACCTGTCGGCCGGCATGCGGCCCGTGCTGACCATCGACGTGTGGCGCCGCGCGCTGTAG